A single region of the Gemmatimonas sp. UBA7669 genome encodes:
- a CDS encoding efflux RND transporter periplasmic adaptor subunit, translated as MTESTTGMSWRGFIAAAAVLAATAGVAWFATRGSTDTAESGGHAHGAGAPVGVGGPVMLDSAQAARIGVTFAVAQRSPIVRELRSVGQVTFDETRVRTVSLKFDGWVERLYVDFTGRAVRAGEPLLVTYAPMLASAEEELVLAHQLVRDVQGADSATRRGAERMLIGARERLRNWDVPAEEIARAEESGESRRTLEIRAPYDGVVIENLVNEGQRVMAGDPLLRIAELRRVWVEAEVFEQDVALVRLGQRVTVELDAFAGRPRSGPIVFLQPTVDPETRTLRVRVELDNADGQLRPGMYATIRVRATGSGAVVHVPRSAVLSTGRRDIVFVRMDDGMLEPRQVVLGIASDDRVEIRSGLAVGETVVASATFLVDAESNLGAALGAMAGMPGMEAPTPSKSVPPPPSAHDH; from the coding sequence ATGACGGAGTCAACCACAGGTATGTCGTGGCGGGGCTTCATTGCGGCCGCCGCCGTGCTCGCTGCCACCGCCGGAGTGGCGTGGTTTGCCACGCGCGGTTCAACGGACACGGCGGAGTCCGGCGGTCACGCGCACGGCGCAGGCGCACCAGTCGGGGTGGGCGGCCCGGTGATGCTCGACTCCGCGCAGGCCGCGCGGATAGGCGTGACGTTCGCGGTCGCGCAGCGCAGTCCGATCGTGCGGGAGTTGCGGAGTGTAGGGCAGGTGACGTTCGACGAGACGCGCGTCCGAACCGTGAGTCTCAAATTCGATGGCTGGGTGGAGCGGCTCTATGTGGACTTCACCGGCCGCGCGGTGCGTGCCGGCGAACCGCTGCTCGTCACCTACGCGCCGATGCTGGCCAGCGCGGAGGAGGAACTGGTGTTGGCGCACCAGTTGGTGCGCGATGTGCAGGGCGCCGACAGTGCCACGCGACGCGGCGCCGAGCGGATGCTGATCGGCGCGCGGGAAAGACTGCGCAATTGGGACGTACCCGCCGAGGAAATCGCACGCGCGGAGGAGTCGGGCGAGAGCCGCCGCACGTTGGAGATTCGGGCGCCCTACGACGGCGTGGTCATCGAGAACCTCGTGAACGAAGGCCAGCGCGTGATGGCGGGCGATCCACTGCTGCGCATTGCAGAGCTGCGTCGGGTGTGGGTGGAGGCAGAAGTGTTTGAGCAGGATGTCGCACTCGTACGCCTCGGGCAGCGCGTGACGGTGGAGCTCGACGCGTTCGCGGGCCGCCCGCGCTCCGGACCGATCGTCTTCCTGCAACCCACGGTGGATCCGGAGACGCGAACGCTGCGCGTGCGCGTGGAGCTCGATAACGCCGACGGCCAGCTACGCCCTGGGATGTACGCGACCATCCGCGTGCGGGCGACGGGTTCCGGGGCTGTGGTGCACGTGCCCCGTTCCGCCGTGCTTTCCACTGGACGCCGTGACATCGTATTCGTGCGGATGGACGACGGAATGCTCGAACCGCGGCAGGTGGTGCTCGGCATTGCATCCGACGATCGCGTGGAGATTCGGTCGGGCCTTGCAGTGGGCGAGACCGTCGTCGCGTCCGCGACGTTCCTTGTGGACGCGGAGTCGAATCTGGGCGCGGCGCTCGGCGCGATGGCGGGCATGCCGGGAATGGAAGCGCCGACACCGAGCAAGTCGGTGCCGCCGCCTCCGTCCGCTCACGATCACTGA
- a CDS encoding efflux RND transporter permease subunit, whose amino-acid sequence MLKRIIEWSVRNIFLVTLATVAAIGGGVIALQRTPLEALPDLSDVQVIIQTEYSEQAPQIVEDQITYPIAAEMLKVPGAEVVRGYSFFGVSFVYIIFDDDTDLYWARSRVLEYLNGLKGRLPASVSPTLGPDATGLGWVYQYALEDTTGRLDLSELRALQDWYLRYELTAVPGVSEVATVGGYEKQYQVDLDPAKLLAYGIPVTRVMQAIQTSNADIGAMVVELSEREYMVRGLGYLKSLRDIENIVVGATDRGTPIRVAEVGRVSVGPAVRRGVAELDGRGDAVGAIVVMRFGENALATIARVKERIAQVAPALPPGVVLRPVYDRSDLIERAISNLRVKLIEESLVVALVCIVFLLHARSALVAIITLPVGILLAFIAMRYVGVGADIMSLGGIAIAIGAMIDAAIVMIENLHKHLERAIVAREQPGAVESRWLDTGTLTRAERWQAVVESAQEVGPALFFSLLIITVSFLPVFALEGQEGRLFSPLAYTKTFAMAASSLLSVTLVPVAMGLFVRGRIYRESANPVNRWLMRAYHPLITFVLRHRWPVVIASVAAVILTWIPWSRIGSEFMPRLEEGTVLYMPTTLPGVSVARARELLGMQADIIRTFPEVAHVWGKAGRANTATDPAGLDMIETTITLRPQEEWRAGMTYDRLVAQMDSALRVPGVTNAWTMPIQGRNDMLATGIRTPVGIKVFGPDLAELERLGREIEQAVRMVPGTRSAFAERAVSGYYLDIDIDRQAAARHGLNVGDVQAVIATAIGGMTITQTVEGRRRFGVRVRYPQELRDSPERLASVLVPVAHGAGGSSAAASGGMGGMGAENGGGGKKPAQVPLGQLARITPVAGPMVVRTEGAMPTAWVYVDVVDRDIGSYVAEAQRAVSEQVTLPTGYSVVWSGQYEYMQRAKERMKLVIPATLALIFLLLYLNFGNVSEALIVMLSLPFALVGGLWFLWALGYNWSVAVAIGFIALAGVAAETGVVMLIYLDHAWQARTADGRRATLEELYSAVIEGAVERVRPKMMTVTAIMGGLLPLLWGTGAGGTVMRRIAAPMIGGMVSSTVLTLLVIPAVYSLWKEREVLADPGATRATEAR is encoded by the coding sequence ATGCTCAAACGAATCATCGAGTGGTCGGTCCGGAACATCTTCCTCGTGACGCTTGCGACGGTGGCTGCCATCGGGGGCGGTGTCATCGCGCTGCAGCGCACGCCGCTCGAGGCCCTGCCCGACTTGAGCGACGTACAGGTCATCATCCAGACCGAATACAGCGAGCAGGCGCCGCAGATTGTCGAGGACCAGATCACCTACCCGATTGCGGCCGAGATGCTGAAGGTGCCGGGGGCGGAGGTGGTGCGCGGGTACTCGTTCTTCGGCGTCTCGTTCGTGTACATCATCTTTGACGACGACACCGACCTCTACTGGGCCCGTAGTCGTGTGCTCGAGTACCTGAATGGTCTCAAGGGTCGTCTCCCGGCGTCCGTGTCGCCGACGCTAGGTCCAGACGCCACCGGACTCGGCTGGGTGTATCAGTACGCGCTCGAGGACACCACCGGCCGCCTCGACCTATCTGAGTTGCGAGCACTGCAGGATTGGTATCTCCGCTATGAGCTCACCGCCGTGCCCGGCGTCTCGGAGGTCGCTACCGTCGGGGGCTACGAAAAGCAGTACCAAGTGGATCTCGACCCCGCGAAGCTTCTCGCGTATGGCATTCCCGTCACTCGGGTGATGCAGGCCATCCAGACATCGAACGCCGACATCGGCGCGATGGTCGTCGAGCTATCCGAGCGCGAGTATATGGTGCGGGGCTTGGGGTACCTCAAGTCGCTGCGTGATATCGAGAACATCGTCGTCGGGGCGACGGATCGCGGGACGCCGATCCGCGTGGCCGAGGTGGGCCGCGTGTCGGTCGGGCCGGCCGTGCGTCGCGGCGTCGCCGAGCTCGACGGTCGTGGAGACGCGGTCGGCGCCATCGTCGTGATGCGCTTTGGCGAGAACGCACTCGCAACGATTGCACGCGTCAAGGAGCGCATTGCGCAGGTGGCGCCGGCGTTGCCGCCCGGCGTCGTCCTGCGGCCCGTGTATGACCGCAGCGACCTCATCGAGCGGGCAATCTCGAACCTGCGCGTCAAGTTGATTGAGGAGAGCCTCGTCGTCGCGCTGGTCTGCATTGTCTTCCTGCTGCACGCCCGCTCGGCTCTCGTGGCGATCATCACGCTGCCTGTCGGCATCCTGCTGGCGTTCATCGCGATGCGCTACGTCGGCGTTGGTGCCGACATTATGTCGCTCGGCGGCATCGCGATTGCCATTGGCGCGATGATTGACGCCGCGATCGTGATGATCGAGAATCTGCACAAGCATCTGGAGCGTGCCATCGTTGCGCGCGAGCAACCGGGCGCGGTGGAATCGCGCTGGCTCGACACGGGCACGCTCACGCGCGCCGAGCGTTGGCAGGCGGTGGTCGAGTCGGCGCAGGAAGTGGGGCCCGCGCTCTTCTTCTCGTTGCTCATCATTACCGTCTCGTTCCTGCCCGTCTTTGCGCTGGAGGGGCAAGAAGGCCGGCTGTTCTCGCCGCTCGCATACACTAAGACGTTCGCAATGGCGGCGTCCAGTTTACTGTCTGTGACGCTGGTACCCGTGGCGATGGGCCTGTTTGTACGTGGACGCATCTACCGGGAATCGGCCAATCCCGTCAATCGATGGCTGATGCGTGCGTATCACCCGCTCATCACGTTCGTGCTGCGGCATCGCTGGCCGGTGGTGATCGCTTCGGTAGCGGCAGTGATTCTGACGTGGATACCGTGGTCGCGGATTGGCAGTGAGTTCATGCCGAGATTGGAAGAGGGTACGGTGCTCTACATGCCGACGACCTTGCCCGGCGTGAGCGTGGCGCGTGCGCGTGAGCTGCTCGGCATGCAAGCCGATATCATTCGGACGTTTCCCGAAGTGGCACACGTGTGGGGGAAGGCGGGTCGGGCGAACACGGCCACTGATCCCGCCGGGCTCGATATGATCGAGACAACCATTACGCTGCGCCCTCAAGAGGAATGGCGCGCGGGGATGACCTACGACCGGCTCGTTGCTCAGATGGATTCTGCGCTGCGCGTCCCTGGCGTGACGAATGCGTGGACGATGCCGATCCAAGGCCGCAACGATATGCTCGCTACCGGCATCCGCACACCAGTGGGCATTAAGGTGTTTGGTCCTGATCTCGCGGAACTGGAGCGGCTCGGTCGCGAGATTGAGCAGGCGGTGCGAATGGTGCCCGGCACCCGCAGTGCGTTCGCTGAGCGCGCAGTGAGCGGCTATTACCTCGACATAGACATTGATCGGCAGGCGGCTGCGCGCCACGGACTCAACGTCGGCGACGTGCAAGCGGTCATCGCGACCGCGATTGGCGGCATGACAATCACGCAGACGGTCGAGGGAAGGCGCCGGTTTGGCGTGCGGGTGCGGTATCCGCAGGAACTGCGGGACTCGCCGGAGCGCTTGGCGTCGGTGCTCGTGCCCGTTGCGCACGGAGCTGGCGGATCCAGCGCCGCTGCGAGTGGAGGAATGGGCGGGATGGGAGCAGAGAACGGCGGAGGCGGCAAGAAGCCTGCGCAGGTGCCGCTGGGCCAGCTGGCGCGCATTACGCCCGTCGCGGGTCCAATGGTGGTCCGCACCGAAGGCGCGATGCCCACGGCGTGGGTGTACGTGGACGTCGTGGACCGCGACATCGGTAGCTATGTCGCGGAGGCGCAGCGTGCAGTGTCCGAACAGGTCACTCTCCCCACAGGCTACTCCGTCGTATGGAGCGGACAGTACGAGTATATGCAGCGCGCGAAGGAGCGGATGAAGCTCGTCATTCCGGCAACGCTCGCGCTGATCTTCCTGTTGCTGTACCTGAACTTCGGCAACGTCAGCGAGGCGCTCATCGTGATGCTCTCGCTGCCATTCGCGCTCGTGGGTGGGCTCTGGTTCCTCTGGGCACTGGGCTACAACTGGTCCGTGGCAGTGGCAATCGGGTTCATCGCCCTAGCTGGCGTGGCCGCAGAGACGGGCGTGGTGATGCTTATCTATCTCGATCACGCGTGGCAGGCACGCACCGCGGACGGGAGGCGCGCGACCCTCGAGGAGCTGTACAGCGCCGTCATCGAGGGAGCGGTGGAGCGCGTGCGTCCGAAGATGATGACTGTCACAGCCATTATGGGCGGCCTACTCCCACTCCTGTGGGGGACGGGCGCCGGCGGGACAGTCATGCGGCGCATCGCGGCGCCGATGATCGGCGGGATGGTGTCAAGCACGGTGCTGACATTGCTCGTCATCCCGGCGGTGTACTCGTTGTGGAAGGAGCGAGAGGTGCTCGCGGATCCCGGAGCGACCCGAGCAACGGAGGCGCGATGA